Proteins encoded within one genomic window of Mesobacillus subterraneus:
- a CDS encoding 2-oxoacid:acceptor oxidoreductase family protein, translating into MSILPKKNELGFYEIRLESIGGLGANLAGKMLAEAGVLGLGLNGSNFSSYGSEKKGSPVKSFVRFCEPETEIRVHSPIEEPHVVGVFHEALYKMVDVVSGLRPDGILLVNSTRDFDDIKNDLHLEHGTLAIVDALSIAVEEKTKVNTAMLGALYRIIDFLDPEAMKNVIRKTFEKKYPHLVEPNIRTFERGYNDVQFKTYAPEEGAMGKEFQRPMPLLGYETQEIGGVITAQANSILKDLSGSRQGFLPQFNQQECINCAACDTACPDYCFVWEEGEDKRGRKQMFLKGIDYQYCKGCLKCVEACPTNALSELREMIGYAEENQVKHNYPYVTGGVS; encoded by the coding sequence ATGTCTATCTTACCGAAAAAGAATGAATTAGGGTTTTATGAGATAAGGCTTGAATCAATTGGAGGGCTTGGTGCAAACCTTGCAGGAAAGATGCTTGCGGAAGCAGGTGTCCTCGGTCTTGGTTTGAACGGTTCCAACTTTTCTTCTTATGGATCGGAGAAAAAAGGATCACCGGTGAAAAGTTTTGTCCGTTTCTGTGAACCTGAAACTGAGATCAGGGTCCACAGTCCGATAGAAGAGCCGCATGTGGTCGGTGTATTCCATGAGGCACTTTATAAAATGGTCGATGTAGTCAGCGGGTTGCGCCCAGACGGAATCCTTCTGGTGAATTCGACTAGAGATTTTGACGACATAAAAAACGATCTTCATTTAGAGCATGGAACACTGGCAATAGTTGACGCGCTATCGATCGCCGTCGAGGAGAAAACAAAAGTAAATACAGCGATGCTTGGAGCATTATACCGCATCATAGATTTCCTTGACCCAGAAGCGATGAAAAATGTTATTCGCAAGACTTTCGAAAAGAAATATCCTCATTTAGTTGAGCCGAACATCAGAACGTTCGAGAGAGGCTACAATGATGTTCAGTTCAAAACGTACGCTCCAGAAGAAGGAGCAATGGGCAAAGAATTCCAGCGTCCAATGCCGCTTCTTGGCTATGAAACGCAGGAGATTGGCGGAGTGATTACAGCTCAGGCAAATAGTATTCTCAAAGACTTGAGTGGTTCCAGACAGGGATTCCTCCCGCAATTCAATCAGCAGGAATGCATCAACTGCGCTGCTTGTGATACTGCATGCCCCGATTACTGTTTTGTATGGGAAGAAGGAGAGGACAAACGCGGCAGAAAACAAATGTTCCTTAAGGGCATTGATTATCAATATTGCAAAGGCTGCCTGAAGTGTGTTGAAGCATGTCCAACTAATGCCTTGAGCGAGCTGAGAGAAATGATCGGCTATGCTGAGGAGAACCAAGTAAAACATAACTATCCTTATGTGACTGGAGGGGTTTCTTAA
- a CDS encoding acyltransferase family protein has product MKQRDYYFDNAKFILIFFVVFGHLLRSFIEDNETIYNVYKVIYTFHMPAFILVSGFFARGFNQKGYVMKIAKKLILPYFIFQLIYSIFYYFLYSKSTFTMDPLNPHWSLWFLISLFCWNIMLIGFSKINAPIGLLIAFGLGLGVGYIDWISNYLSLSRTFVFFPLFLFGYHLTKEHIKTLTRPAFKVGALVAFAIVFLGFYFNPDIDYKWLLGSKPYSLMEAASLSSMFTRLGFYLLSLLMVFSFLTIVPKKQYFFTDLGKNTLYVYLLHGFFVRTFRESEVQHFFHSPERILLLAVIALLLTFLLSSKYAAALAQPLIEFKTSRINRLKTRFAAILRFYRRKLLSN; this is encoded by the coding sequence ATGAAACAACGAGATTACTACTTTGACAATGCTAAGTTCATCTTGATTTTTTTCGTCGTATTTGGCCATCTTTTGCGCTCGTTCATTGAAGACAATGAAACGATTTATAATGTTTATAAAGTCATTTATACATTCCATATGCCGGCCTTTATCCTAGTTTCTGGATTTTTTGCTAGAGGCTTCAATCAAAAAGGCTATGTAATGAAAATTGCCAAGAAGTTAATACTGCCATATTTTATTTTTCAGCTGATCTATTCTATTTTCTATTATTTCCTTTACAGCAAATCGACTTTTACGATGGATCCGCTTAACCCGCATTGGTCTTTATGGTTTTTAATCAGTTTATTCTGCTGGAACATCATGCTGATCGGTTTCTCAAAAATTAATGCACCCATTGGACTGCTGATTGCTTTTGGATTAGGTTTAGGTGTCGGATATATTGATTGGATCTCCAACTACTTGAGTCTTTCAAGGACCTTTGTCTTCTTTCCATTGTTCCTGTTTGGGTACCATTTGACAAAGGAACATATTAAAACACTGACAAGGCCAGCTTTCAAAGTTGGAGCACTTGTAGCTTTCGCCATCGTATTTTTAGGATTTTATTTCAATCCAGATATCGACTATAAATGGCTTCTTGGTTCCAAACCTTACTCATTGATGGAAGCAGCTTCGTTATCAAGCATGTTCACACGACTAGGCTTTTACTTATTAAGCTTGCTGATGGTGTTCAGCTTCTTGACAATCGTGCCGAAGAAGCAATATTTCTTTACAGACCTCGGAAAAAATACATTGTACGTATATCTGCTTCACGGTTTTTTTGTACGAACCTTCCGCGAAAGCGAAGTTCAGCACTTCTTCCATAGTCCTGAACGCATCCTTTTGCTGGCAGTCATCGCACTGCTCTTGACTTTCCTGTTGTCCAGCAAGTATGCAGCAGCATTAGCACAACCACTGATCGAGTTTAAAACTTCAAGAATCAACCGCCTTAAAACCCGGTTTGCGGCGATCCTGAGATTTTATAGAAGGAAGCTATTGAGTAATTAG
- a CDS encoding B12-binding domain-containing radical SAM protein translates to MNIVLTTLNAKYIHTNLAIRYLKAYAQPEYDVNLVEYTIKDPVINIVSDLIQKQPDVIGFSCYIWNIEETIKVIKMIKKINPAIQIIAGGPEVTYDVQDWMKEVAEFDFIVIGEGEQTFKQLLSALASGDGFTEVPGIAYRKDENILMNAQQNKLDLKELPSPYRFEEDLPHLAKRVTYLETSRGCPFSCQFCLSSIEVGVRYFDREKIKDDIRYLMANGAKTIKFVDRTFNISRSYAMEMFRFLIDEHLPGTVFQFEITADIMRPEVIEFLNQEAPAGLFRFEIGVQSTNDYTNELVMRKQNFEKLKRTVTMVKEGSKIDQHLDLIAGLPEEDYHSFKKTFNDVFAMRPEELQLGFLKMLRGTGLRLRAEQHNYVYMDHSPYEILGNNVLDFNDIIKIKQVEDVLEKYWNDHRMDLTVEYLVTKVFPSPFDFFQDFGSYWETRGWSRIGHQLEDLFKRLFHFLQEKGVDNLAAIESLMKYDYLASMKHKPRKPWWELRLDKQERSELYRGIIQNPDVLGDKFLELNISEKDLYKHTLLEDISIDLEKFIENGEIEYSPSYMLVYFDSKLDHPQFFTFKGQDGKPA, encoded by the coding sequence ATGAATATTGTTTTAACAACGCTTAACGCGAAATATATACACACAAACCTTGCGATCAGGTACCTTAAGGCATATGCCCAGCCTGAGTATGATGTAAATCTGGTCGAGTACACAATCAAAGACCCTGTTATCAACATTGTCTCAGATTTAATTCAAAAGCAGCCTGATGTCATTGGATTCAGCTGCTATATTTGGAACATTGAAGAAACTATCAAAGTCATTAAGATGATCAAAAAAATCAACCCTGCGATTCAAATTATTGCAGGGGGGCCAGAGGTTACGTATGACGTTCAGGATTGGATGAAAGAAGTTGCAGAGTTTGACTTCATCGTCATCGGTGAGGGTGAACAGACATTCAAGCAGCTTCTTTCAGCACTGGCTTCCGGAGACGGTTTTACAGAGGTTCCTGGAATTGCTTATCGAAAAGACGAGAACATCTTAATGAATGCTCAACAAAATAAACTGGATTTAAAAGAACTTCCCTCTCCTTATCGTTTTGAAGAAGATCTCCCGCATCTTGCAAAAAGGGTAACTTATCTCGAAACAAGCCGCGGCTGTCCTTTCAGCTGCCAGTTTTGTCTTTCCTCCATTGAAGTCGGAGTCCGCTACTTCGACAGGGAAAAAATCAAGGATGATATCCGTTATTTAATGGCAAATGGTGCGAAGACAATTAAATTCGTCGACAGGACATTCAATATTAGTCGAAGCTATGCTATGGAAATGTTCCGGTTCCTAATTGATGAGCATCTTCCTGGGACTGTGTTCCAATTCGAAATCACGGCTGATATTATGCGTCCTGAGGTCATCGAATTCTTGAACCAGGAAGCCCCTGCAGGATTATTCCGTTTTGAAATTGGCGTTCAGTCGACTAATGATTATACAAATGAATTGGTGATGAGAAAACAGAATTTCGAAAAGTTAAAGCGCACTGTGACGATGGTCAAGGAAGGCTCCAAGATTGACCAGCACCTTGACTTAATTGCTGGTTTACCCGAAGAAGATTACCACTCGTTCAAAAAAACATTTAATGATGTGTTTGCAATGCGGCCCGAAGAATTGCAGCTTGGCTTCCTGAAGATGCTGAGAGGGACGGGTTTGAGGCTGCGGGCTGAGCAGCATAATTATGTTTATATGGATCATTCACCATATGAAATCCTCGGGAATAATGTCCTTGATTTCAATGACATCATCAAAATCAAGCAGGTGGAAGATGTACTTGAAAAATATTGGAATGACCACCGGATGGATCTTACCGTTGAATATCTTGTTACCAAAGTTTTCCCTTCACCATTTGATTTCTTCCAGGATTTCGGCTCTTATTGGGAGACAAGAGGATGGTCACGGATTGGCCATCAGCTCGAAGACCTGTTCAAAAGACTGTTCCATTTTCTTCAGGAAAAAGGCGTGGACAACTTAGCAGCGATTGAGAGCTTGATGAAGTATGATTACCTTGCAAGCATGAAACATAAGCCACGCAAGCCTTGGTGGGAACTGCGCCTGGACAAGCAGGAGCGATCTGAGTTGTACCGTGGTATCATTCAGAACCCAGATGTCCTTGGCGATAAGTTCCTCGAATTAAATATCAGTGAAAAAGATTTATATAAGCATACTCTGCTTGAGGATATCTCGATTGACCTCGAAAAGTTTATTGAAAATGGAGAAATTGAGTACTCCCCTTCATACATGCTTGTTTATTTTGATTCAAAATTGGATCATCCACAATTTTTCACTTTTAAAGGGCAAGATGGAAAGCCGGCTTAA
- a CDS encoding DUF3905 domain-containing protein produces the protein MVKKDRELKALDIEETLPHQINAPSFKDTGIEMEAPFKNEHGVIIGDSLYASENSPLENWTDETDPAIMAGDEWVHPTNDIGWNTSENRDLLEEKRKPQSYPFMHPTKDVSKDQD, from the coding sequence ATGGTAAAAAAAGACCGGGAGCTAAAAGCATTGGATATAGAGGAAACTTTGCCTCATCAAATCAATGCTCCAAGCTTTAAAGATACAGGAATCGAAATGGAAGCTCCATTCAAGAATGAGCATGGAGTCATCATTGGAGACAGTCTTTACGCATCTGAAAACTCACCGCTTGAAAACTGGACTGATGAGACGGACCCAGCAATCATGGCTGGCGATGAATGGGTGCACCCTACGAATGATATAGGATGGAACACATCGGAAAACAGGGATCTTCTTGAGGAAAAGCGAAAACCGCAGTCCTATCCTTTCATGCACCCTACTAAAGATGTCAGCAAAGACCAGGATTAA
- a CDS encoding alpha/beta-type small acid-soluble spore protein — translation MARNSNKLLVPGVEQFMDQVKYEIAQEFGVNLGSDTVSRANGSVGGEITKRLVQQAQAQLSGQNKQ, via the coding sequence ATGGCTCGTAATTCTAATAAATTGCTGGTTCCTGGTGTGGAACAGTTCATGGACCAGGTTAAATATGAGATCGCTCAGGAATTTGGAGTGAATCTTGGATCCGATACAGTTTCAAGAGCAAATGGCTCAGTCGGAGGAGAAATCACTAAACGCCTTGTTCAGCAAGCACAAGCACAGCTCTCTGGTCAAAACAAGCAATAA
- a CDS encoding anti-sigma factor domain-containing protein: MRKGVILEINDFYLTLLTPEGEFLRARKLQQDYQVGEEIHFFPETLTVKKKRFNLSLLNSFKARSIALAAIFMLAMTALVPAYQNGQVYAYMSIDVNPSIELAVNDDLKVLRMKGYNPEGEEIIAELKDWKKKDAALVAEMIIEEIKDEGFFKQKNDVVISTVHNKKSKESVDQKLEKKISEIKKSTQIEKLNIKVMEATVEDREKAQKQGVTTGVYKEKQKDTAKPAEKEQAKPEPAKKDPAPAVVPQPEKKQPPGQVKKIDPKVPKVQPNKPEHPAKDKAKVNNNSGKNGNGKANHKNGQGNNNRTDKGNSNKNGQINKQTKDEKKSNNQQAPRNDNRGQSGKNKDNPTKK, from the coding sequence ATGAGAAAAGGGGTAATCCTTGAAATCAATGATTTTTACCTAACATTGTTGACCCCCGAAGGCGAGTTTTTACGTGCCCGAAAGCTTCAACAAGATTATCAGGTAGGAGAAGAAATTCATTTTTTTCCAGAAACGCTAACTGTTAAAAAGAAAAGATTCAATCTTTCTTTACTAAATAGCTTTAAAGCACGGAGTATTGCGCTGGCAGCAATTTTTATGCTTGCCATGACCGCGTTAGTTCCTGCGTATCAAAACGGACAGGTATACGCATATATGTCCATTGATGTGAATCCAAGCATTGAACTGGCAGTCAATGATGATTTAAAGGTCCTCCGTATGAAAGGATACAATCCTGAAGGGGAAGAAATCATTGCGGAATTAAAAGACTGGAAAAAGAAAGATGCAGCTTTGGTTGCAGAGATGATCATTGAGGAAATAAAAGATGAAGGTTTCTTCAAACAAAAAAATGACGTTGTCATCTCGACAGTTCATAATAAGAAATCAAAAGAATCTGTTGACCAAAAACTAGAAAAGAAGATTTCTGAAATAAAAAAATCAACTCAAATTGAAAAATTGAATATTAAGGTTATGGAAGCAACAGTTGAAGACAGAGAGAAGGCACAAAAGCAGGGTGTTACTACTGGTGTCTACAAAGAAAAGCAAAAGGATACTGCTAAGCCTGCTGAAAAGGAACAGGCCAAACCAGAGCCAGCAAAGAAAGATCCTGCTCCTGCTGTTGTCCCACAGCCTGAAAAGAAGCAACCGCCAGGTCAGGTTAAGAAAATAGATCCTAAGGTTCCAAAAGTACAACCGAACAAGCCGGAACACCCTGCAAAAGATAAGGCTAAGGTAAATAACAATTCCGGAAAGAACGGTAATGGCAAGGCGAACCACAAGAATGGGCAGGGAAACAACAACCGTACTGATAAAGGCAATAGCAATAAAAATGGGCAGATCAACAAACAAACTAAAGATGAAAAAAAGTCTAACAACCAACAAGCCCCTAGAAATGACAACAGGGGGCAATCTGGGAAAAATAAAGACAATCCTACTAAGAAATAA
- the sigI gene encoding RNA polymerase sigma factor SigI: MLSLLFMAKKKRRPLEETVEKIHQGDAALREELIDSYKPFIAKTVSSVCKRYIHESDDEFSISLIAFNEAIDKYSSEKGNSLLSFAEVMIKRRVIDYIRQQSRNQNLSFHISNDPSEEEQQRSTIEDELSLDDFRRKTEQELRREEIIQFQAVLKDFDLSFQDLLEQSPKHADARKNAMLVAKAMVDNEELKNLLLDKKRLPIKQLEDMVKVSRKTIERNRKYIIAIALILIGDYVYLKDYIKGVLET, translated from the coding sequence TTGCTAAGTTTATTGTTCATGGCAAAGAAAAAGCGCAGGCCACTGGAAGAAACTGTAGAGAAAATTCACCAGGGGGATGCAGCTTTAAGAGAAGAATTAATAGATTCTTATAAGCCATTTATAGCGAAAACTGTTTCGTCTGTCTGTAAGAGATACATACATGAATCGGACGATGAATTTAGCATTAGCCTTATTGCTTTTAATGAGGCTATCGATAAATATTCATCTGAAAAAGGGAATTCATTATTAAGTTTTGCAGAAGTAATGATTAAGCGGAGGGTAATTGATTATATCCGTCAGCAGAGCCGGAATCAAAACCTGAGCTTCCATATATCGAATGATCCGAGTGAGGAAGAACAACAGAGGTCGACTATTGAGGATGAACTTTCTCTTGATGACTTCCGAAGAAAGACCGAGCAGGAACTAAGAAGAGAAGAAATTATTCAATTTCAGGCAGTATTAAAAGATTTTGATCTATCTTTCCAGGATCTGCTCGAGCAGTCACCCAAGCATGCAGATGCCCGCAAAAATGCGATGCTTGTTGCAAAGGCAATGGTTGATAACGAGGAATTAAAAAATTTGCTTCTCGATAAAAAGCGCTTGCCAATCAAGCAATTGGAAGACATGGTCAAAGTCAGCAGAAAAACCATAGAGAGAAACAGAAAATATATTATTGCAATTGCACTTATTTTAATTGGGGATTATGTATATTTAAAGGATTATATTAAAGGGGTGTTAGAGACATGA